Within the Nocardioides humi genome, the region TGATGGTCTTCGTCCATCCCAATCCGCTGGACTCGTGGTCGTGGCTCTACCAGGTCTTCGAGTTCGCCGCGAGCCACCGATGCGTGGCGGTCGACCTGCCGGGCTACGGAGCCACGCCGCCGATCCCGCCGGAGTGGACGATCGAGGACCTGGCCGCGGCGGTGTGGCGCGCGGTGGACCGCGAGACCCGGGGCGGGCCGGCGATCCTCGTCGGCTGCTCGATCGGCAGCCATCTCGTCGAGATCATGTACCACCAGCGTCCCGAGGCGGTGCGCGCGCTCGTGGTGAGCGGCACCGGCTGGGATCCGCACCGCCACTACATCGCGCGCCGGATCCGCGAGTACGCCGAGCTGGGCCGGGCCGCGCGCCGGCCCCATGCCCTCGACGTCCTCTCGCGGGACTTCGGGTCCAGCGATCTCGGCCGGTTCTTCGTGGAGACG harbors:
- a CDS encoding alpha/beta fold hydrolase; this translates as MTWTMADERLPELASWVSGDARDPVMVFVHPNPLDSWSWLYQVFEFAASHRCVAVDLPGYGATPPIPPEWTIEDLAAAVWRAVDRETRGGPAILVGCSIGSHLVEIMYHQRPEAVRALVVSGTGWDPHRHYIARRIREYAELGRAARRPHALDVLSRDFGSSDLGRFFVETTCRRGEHADPAAISRLFEIRAEVEPESFIAGIQAPALVVSGTEDAAHAGAAPLAERLPRGQMVALQGAGHACYLEQPVAFNAAMRSFLETL